A stretch of the Arachis stenosperma cultivar V10309 chromosome 6, arast.V10309.gnm1.PFL2, whole genome shotgun sequence genome encodes the following:
- the LOC130935221 gene encoding uncharacterized protein LOC130935221 has translation MGSEKQSSGFLDTIKMERVRTILTHTYPYPHEHSRHAIIAVVVGCLFFISSDNMHTLIEKLDNNIKWWSMYGCLFGFFYFFSSPFIGKTIKPSYSNFSRWYIVWILVAAVYHLPSFQSMGVDMRMNLSLFLTIYLSSILFLLVFHIIFYGLWYIGLVSRVAGKRPQILTILQNCAVLSVACCVFYSHCGNRAFLKQRPLDRKNSNWFNFWKKEERNTWLAKFLRMNELKDQVCSSWFAPVGSASDYPLLSKWVIYGEIASCNGSCPGSSNEISPIYSLWATFIGLYIANYVVERSTGWALTHPLSVKEYEKMKKKQMKPDFLDMVPWYSGTSADLFKTVFDLIVSVTVFVGRFDMRMMQAAMSKVDDDNHNGDIMYDHFNEKDDFWFDFMADTGDGGNSSYAVARLLAQPQLRTVKDDSVVKLKRGDLLIIGGDLAYPNPSAFTYERRLFVPFEYALQPPPWYKAEQIAVNKPEVPDGAELKNYKGPQCFVIPGNHDWFDGLQTFMRYICHRSWLGGWLMPQKKSYFALELPKRWWVFGLDLALHGDIDVYQFKFFSQLINEKVQEDDSVIIITHEPNWLTDWYWNDVTGKNISHLICDYLKGRCKLRMAGDLHHYMRHTHTQVNSEGPIHVHHLLVNGCGGAFLHPTHVFSKFQKLYGVNYECKSAYPSFEDSSRIALGNILKFRKKNWQFDFIGGIIYFILVFSVFPQCKLNHILQEDTFPGHVKNFLATVWNEFIYILEHSYVSLAGAIALLVAAYSFVPSKLSRKKRAMVGILHVSAHLASALILMLLLEIGVETCIRHNLLATSGYHTLYQWYRSVESEHFPDPTGLRARIEQWTFGLYPACIKYLMSAFDVPEVMAVSRSNICKNGLESLSRGGAVIYYASVFLYFWVFSTPVVSLVFGSYLYICINWLGLHFDEAFSSLRIANYKSFTRFHIRANGDLEVYTLAVDKVPKDWKLDPDWDGETKNPQQLSHLRKHPSKWRAATSNQDPVHTVKIVDHFIIETSQTTQNNSNSNTQKNDTVLQTDDSDRTVQ, from the exons ATGGGCTCTGAAAAGCAGTCTTCCGGTTTTCTCGATACGATCAAAATGGAGAGGGTTAGAACAATTCTAACCCACACTTACCCTTACCCTCACGAGCATTCCCGACATGCTATAATTGCTGTTGTTGTTGGTTGCCTATTTTTCATCTCGTCCGACAACATGCATACTCTTATAGAAAAATTAGACAACAACATTAAGTGGTGGTCTATGTATGGCTGCTTGTTTgggttcttttatttcttttcgtCGCCATTTATAGGGAAGACAATCAAGCCTAGCTATTCAAATTTCAGTCGATG GTACATAGTCTGGATTTTAGTGGCAGCAGTGTATCATCTTCCTAGTTTCCAGTCAATGGGGGTGGATATGAGGATGAATTTATCTTTGTTTCTGACAATATATCTCTCTTCTATATTGTTTCTTCTTGTCTTCCACATTATATTTTACGGCCTCTGGTATATTGGCCTTGTTTCACGGGTGGCTGGAAAGAGACCACAGATCTTGACCATTCTTCAAAACTGCGCT GTACTTAGTGTCGCGTGCTGTGTATTTTACAGTCATTGCGGCAATCGTGCCTTTTTAAAACAGAGACCACTTGACCGTAAGAATTCTAACTGGTTTAATTTctggaagaaagaagaaagaaacacATGGCTTGCAAAGTTTCTTCGGATGAATGAGTTAAAGGATCAGGTTTGCTCATCTTGGTTTGCTCCAGTTGGATCTGCAAGTGATTATCCACTTTTGTCAAAGTGGGTTATTTATGGCGAG ATAGCTTCTTGCAATGGTTCCTGTCCTGGTTCATCAAATGAAATTTCTCCCATCTACTCTCTGTGGGCCACATTTATTGGGCTTTACATTGCAAATTATGTGGTTGAAAGGTCAACAGG ATGGGCTCTCACCCACCCACTATCTGTTAAAGAATatgagaagatgaagaagaagcagatgAAACCTGATTTTTTGGACATGGTTCCTTGGTACTCTGG AACATCAGCTGATTTATTCAAAACAGTTTTTGACCTCATTGTATCGGTAACTGTCTTTGTTGGGCGTTTTGACATGCGTATGATGCAG GCAGCAATGAGTAAGGTTGACGATGACAATCATAATGGTGATATTATGTACGATCATTTTAATGAGAAGGATGATTTTTGGTTTGATTTCATGGCTGATACTGGAGATGGAGGGAACTCATCTTATGCTGTTGCACGGCTTCTTGCTCAGCCTCAGCTTCGTACAGTGAAAGATGATTCTGTGGTCAAATTAAAGCGTGGAGACTTGCTAATTATTGGAGGTGATCTCGC GTATCCTAACCCATCAGCATTCACATACGAAAGGCGCCTTTTTGTTCCTTTCGAGTATGCTCTTCAACCTCCTCCTTGGTATAAAGCAGAGCAAATAGCTGTTAACAAACCCGAGGTACCCGATGGAGCTGAACTCAAGAACTATAAGGGACCTCAGTGTTTCGTTATTCCTGGAAACCATG ACTGGTTTGATGGACTCCAGACCTTCATGCGGTATATATGTCATAGAAGTTGGTTAGGTGGATGGTTAAtgccacagaaaaagagttactttgCTTTGGAACTCCCTAAACGGTGGTGGGTTTTTGGGCTTGATCTAGCACTCCATGGTGATATTGATGTGTACCAATTCAAATTCTTTAGTCAATTGATCAACGAGAAG GTTCAAGAGGATGATTCTGTGATCATCATAACCCATGAACCTAACTGGCTTACTGACTGGTATTGGAACGATGTAACTGGAAAGAATATTTCTCACCTGATTTGTGATTATCTAAAAGGAAGATGTAAGCTTCGAATGGCCGGGGACTTGCATCATTACATGCGTCATACTCACACTCAAGTAAATTCAGAGGGGCCTATCCATGTACATCATCTACTTGTAAATGGTTGTGGCGGAGCATTTCTTCATCCCACCCATGTTTTCAGTAAATTTCAAAAGCTTTATGGAGTTAACTATGAATGCAAGTCTGCATATCCTTCCTTTGAAGATTCAAGCAGG ATTGCATtaggaaacatactaaaatttcgTAAGAAGAACTGGCAATTTGATTTCATTGGAGgcattatatattttatactggtCTTTTCAGTGTTTCCGCAA TGTAAGCTGAATCATATCCTGCAAGAGGATACATTCCCGGGTCATGTTAAGAACTTCTTGGCTACTGTGTGGAATGAATTTATATACATCCTGGAACACTCTTATGTGTCGCTGGCAGGAGCCATAGCTTTACTCGTTGCAGCATATTCTTTTGTCCCATCCAAGTTGTCGCGGAAGAAAAGAGCAATGGTTGGAATTCTTCATGTATCTGCTCACCTTGCTTCGGCATTGATTCTTATGTTACTTCTTGAAATAGGCGTGGAAACATGCATCCGGCATAACTTGCTGGCAACTTCAG GGTATCATACTTTATATCAGTGGTATCGATCAGTGGAAAGTGAACACTTTCCCGATCCCACCGGCCTCAGAGCTCGTATTGAACAATGGACGTTTGGACTTTATCCAGCATGTATCAAGTACTTAATGTCCGCCTTTGATGTGCCAGAG GTCATGGCTGTTAGCCGTAGCAATATTTGTAAGAACGGGTTAGAGTCTCTTTCGCGAGGGGGTGCTGTAATCTATTACGCTTCTGTTTTCCTTTATTTCTGGGTCTTCTCAACACCTGTTGTTTCTTTGGTGTTTGGAAGCTACTTGTACATTTGCATCAACTGGCTTGGCTTGCACTTCGACGAAGCTTTCTCATCTCTACGAATAGCGAATTACAAATCATTCACGCGATTTCACATCAGGGCTAATGGCGATCTTGAAGTTTATACCCTGGCAGTTGATAAG GTTCCTAAGGATTGGAAGCTTGATCCTGATTGGGATGGAGAGACAAAAAATCCACAACAGTTGAGCCATTTGAGAAAGCATCCAAGCAAATGGAGAGCAGCAACTTCCAACCAGGATCCAGTGCACACAGTCAAAATTGTTGACCATTTCATTATTGAAACAAgtcaaacaacacaaaacaataGTAATAGTAATACTCAGAAGAATGACACTGTATTACAAACAGATGATAGTGATAGGACAGTTCAATGA